The sequence below is a genomic window from Strix uralensis isolate ZFMK-TIS-50842 chromosome 11, bStrUra1, whole genome shotgun sequence.
AGGACCTTTGGTCGGAAGAAGGACCGCTATGAAATAAACTCCATGGTGCGGTACCAGTGCAACCAAGGCTACATCCAGCGCCACGTCCCCACGATTCGGTGCCAGCCCAACGGGCAGTGGGAGGAGCCGCGGATATCCTGCATAAACCGTACGTCTTGGTCTCGGCCCCTTTACCTTCAGGTTTGGGCTGATGCACACCTGCAGctgggagaaggagctggggatgagggggGCATTGACTTAGGGTGCAGGTTAGCTCTGAGCCAGGCAGAAGGGGACATCGTGGTCCCCTTGGCTTGTTGAAAGCTCCCCTGTCATGGGGCCATGGGAACTGGCATCTTCTGAGCAGGTGTGGATCACGGGGACTGGCTGGAGAGGCAGCCCAGGCAACTCCTGCCCTGGACGCTTCTCCACCTAGGCAGGATAGAGGCAGCTCCAGAGCCAGGAGAGGGCAACAAGGAGCTTACCAAGGGCCCAGACTACTGAAAGAGAAGCAAGTAAAAGAAAGGGTGAGTTTCAGCACTACCTGCACCAGCAGAGAGAACAGGAATGGAGAGCTGTGGTCCCCCTGAGCCCTTCCCCAGCATCCTCTTGCCCTGGGAGCGGAAGGGAGCCAAGGGACAGGGCAGGACTCCTGACTCTTCTCCTGTCAGGCCTCCAGCTGACAGCAGCCAGCCCTCTCCCACTGGCGTCCCAGCCCACTCCCAGGCCTGCCTACACCCCTGTCCCATCCCTGCTCGCCTGCAGCTTcctagtcaaaaaaaaaaaaaaagcttctcagCCAAATCACATCTGTCCAGTGGCCTTCTTGCCAGGTTCTGGTCCAGCTGGGCAATTCCAACTAAAGCAACAGTCCCATGGCCAGGGAAAGTCGATATGGGCTTAATGGACAAAACTCCaccccagggaggaggagggatggaggaggtgTCTGAGGACAACCACATGGTGCAGACCAAGCCACTGATTCCCTTGGCTCTGCCGCAGACCTAGAGAGCTGCAGGCTGCTCCTGGCACAAACCACCAGCAATCAAGAGACCCAGGCTGTTCCCAACCAGCTTTTGTTCCTTCCATCAAAACCCTGGAGCGGTGACAGCTTCGAGGGAGAATGGCAGCAAAGATCAGGCAGAAACCTGCCAGATGGGGCTGTTTCCCTTCCTGTGCCCTAAGCACATCGCACTGCTCATGGATATTTCCCTCCCTGTCCCAGGGGATCAGGGAAGGACTGGTAGGGCAGTGGGCACGATGGGGGAGCAGTCCCCATGCCCACCCCATTAGCCAAGTTGCCCTCCTGgccaggcacagggaagggatGGCACAAGCGTCCGCGGAGAGGATGCTCCTGCCCAGGCTCCCGGGAGGCACCGGGCACCTTCACCCCTGGGTGAAGCAAACCCCAGCTGCAAGGCCGAGAGAAGGGCCGATTGTGCGTGGGCAAGCAGGCTGGCGTCAGGGCACACACAGCCACCCaccaggcagcgctgcctgcggCTGCCCGTGTTTTTCCAGGGAGCCAGGGGCCAGGGCGGCCGGTGTGGGACAAGCAGCGtctctgtcccagctcctgctAACAAGgtgccttttcttctcctccctcttctgcAGCCTCCAACTACCAGCGCAGGCTATACAAGAGGAGCCCCAGGAGCCGGTCGAGACCCAGCGGCAGAGCCGTGCACAGACCCACCCATTAGAGCGGGGCGAGAGAGACcgagggggaaagagagaaagagagatttttAACAGAACAGTTATATTAACAGAGTcgatttcttcttcttcttgttgcttttttgtcatataaggaaaaaaaaattatattaaagacAAACCCAcctttgtgtatatatataaaaaaaaaaaataatgtttttccaaGCACCAAAGCAAAGTGAATTAGATCTCAGCATTTTTACTAACCGTCCGGTTCCAATTATCTTCGTGCCTtcggggacagggaggggggtggggtTGCAGAGGGCAGGGGGTTAAGTTAAATAATaaagatgattattttttcctgattttatgCACGAACaatgtaattatttctgttatttaatCTCCGAGGTGAACAGCAccttttggggttttattttatttttttttccagaatcctCCTACTGCTGCAGCGCGtcggggtgggtggggagggccggggggctgcggtgGAAGGagctgtgggaagagggaggcGAGGGGATGCTGAGACCcgggagctgggggctgcagcccctctcTGCTTCCCTGCTGCCCCCGCTGCGGCACAGCGCCCATCCCGGGACGATGTGCTCTTTCCAGGGGACCGTGCGGGGCACCAGCGTTCCCTGCACCTATTTATATTTTTGAACATATCCTATTTTGAAAGAATGATAAATAATAAAGAGAGTGAAATCGGAATGGGCACTTTGTCAGTGTTGGTTTTTTGGGGGAAGGGGCCAGGTGTGTGGGCCAGGGGGGTCTCCCATGGCAagggagcagggaaggaaggggagcCCAAACAGGGTGCTCCAGGCTACACGGGACCAGCTCAGACCCAGCCAGCACCCAAGGGTGCAGCCCTCGGGACAGTGTGGGGGGTAAGTGTTTCCCAAGCCCCAACCAAAGAAGGACCCTGGGGTAGAACATCACCCCCTCTGTTCAGTTCTTGCCCCAGGAGGGGATTAACCCACATGCCTAAAACCCATCTAAAACCCATCACCAGCAGGAACCGCTTCACCCTCCAGCTTTCTGTCCTGACATGCAGAGGCTTAATTAGCACTCATTAGTGAGGGAGCATGGGGACCCTTGCAGGAGCTCGAGTGGGTGCAGGCCTGAGCCAGCAGTGATGAGATGATGCTCAGCCAAGGATGAGACAGTCCTGGGTGTCCAGCCAGGGATACCCAGGTTCTCTCTCTTTGGCAGACCCCTCTCATGCTaggacagagatggggacacaGCCACATCGCTCCAGCTTTCTCCACTGATTTATTAGAAGAGGTCCaggaaaatacatcttttcataACCTAACACTTGAAGAAGAAGGCACCAGAGGTCAAGTGGAGTCCGGGCAAGGGGCGCATGGAGGTAAGGCACTGGCGCTCCCGTGGGGACAGGCACAATGGCATCCTTCAGTGGGATGGTGACGGGGCTGGAAGAGGAGCTGGGATGCAACAGAGGCACCCGCTCTCTGCCTCTGGCTAAATCCAGCTTCACCTCGCTCCCACCCTACGAGCTCAGGGGCAGGACCAGCCTGGAAGGGCAGGTGGGTGTCAGTGACATGCTGCCACCGCAGGAAGGGGCCACCACCCACAGGGTGGCAGAGGCCAAGCGGGGTGGCAGCAGCCCATGGGGATCGTCCTCGCGCATACCCCATGCCAGGGATGGTCCCACGCTGACCCAGCTGGCAGCTGCCCCGAGCAGCTGCATGTGCTGGCTGCTGAGCAAGATGTGGAAAATataaaggaaggaaacaaaataaaacaaaaagaagcctcccccccaaccccgccTCCCCCCAGTCACCCCAAAAACAGCCCTGGGAAACACCCGACGCTGGGCAGTCAGGCTGGAAACATTCTCCGGCCAAGGAGCCCTCCTGGCTCCTTATCTCTCCTTGTAGCAGTAGACCCCAAACCTGCCCTTGCTGGGGAAGCCGAAGCTGCGGACACCAGGCTCTGCGGGGCCGCAGTTGGCCCGGGGCTTGGCGATGGGGTAGCGGACGCTGCCATCCGCCAGCCAGCCAGCATCGCAGCGGTCCAGCCCCAGGAACTTCCAGGCGGAGTAGAGCTGCCCCACCCGGGCGATCTCGGCCCCCACGTCCTGGCAGCTCTGTTTGGCCTCCTCCAGCGTCATCCCGGCTGGGTGGTCCAGGTAGAAAACCTCTCCTAGGAGGGAGAGGGGAGCATGAGAGAGGAGCATCAGTGCTGAGCATCAGCCAGACCATTCCCATCTGGAGCATCCCTGCTTGGAGCATCCCCACCCAGGCTGAGTCCTGTGCCCTAAGGGGGAGGGATGTCACCAACAGGGCACAGCACCTTCCCCAGGATCTCACTCCCCAGCCCCTGGCCCAGCACCCACCTTTGAGcgcagaggagaagcagaaggcaTCAAAGCGGTGCTGGTGCCGGTGGCGCGGGCCGTAGCTGCGGATGCCCGGGGCGAGGTGTAACCCGCCACAGGGCTTGCGGGGCAGGCGGATGGGGTAATGCACGGTGCCATCGGCCAGCCAGCCCGCGTTGCACCAGTCCAGTCCCTCGCTCCAGGCCTGGAAGAGCTGGTAGAAGGTGGCGAGGATGGCGCCCTGCTCCTGGCACACTCGCTCGGCTTCGTGGAAGTTGAGCCGGTACTGCCCGCGGGGAGGCTGGTAGGGGAACACGACGCCTGGGGGCAGACGGGGCGCTCAGCCGGCTCCGTGGGCAGCCCACCCGCCCCGAGTCCAGCCCcggcagcagctgcaggggtCCCCGACCCACCCCAGATTCAGGTTCTGGGACAGGGACCAGCCCAGGGTGGCACAGCCGAAGGCTCAGGCATGCGGGGATGGGGCTGCTCCGGGCACGCAGGCGCCAGCGGCGAGTTGCCAGCGACATCTGGTGGCCCAGGGACACAGGGGCTCGGTCCTGGGGACACACGCGCCACCCTCGTGGGGACGGCACCTGCATGTACAGAGGTGCACAGACGGTTGATAAAGGGGATGCAGGGACCACCACCACAGGGTCGTATGGACCACGGTCCTGGGGACACACAGACAGTGGTCCCAGGGAGGCACGGACAcccctgtggggatgggggggaccaTCATCACAGGGATGCGCAAGCTCCAGGAACAGGGACACAAGGACCAGCATCATGGGGACGTATGGGCCACGATCCCAGGGACATATGGACCGCAAACATGCGGATGGATGGATCAGTGCCATGGGGATGGATGCACCACAGGAACATGTGCACCACCACCATGGACCACAGTCCCAGGGACCGGTGGGGACAAGTCACCATGGGAGGCAAGGcctgggggctgagggggtgggCAAGGGCACAGCAAGGGGGACATTTCTGCAGCTCTGAGCTCATCAGTGGAGCCAGAGCTGAGTCAGGCTCCTCATGGCAAGTGAGTAAGAGGGGTTGGACCAGTCACCAAGATTCATCACAAGATGCATGGCAATACCCAGAGCTGGGAGGCACGGGGGCGGCTGCACATGACGCAGTACAGCGGGAAGATGGGTGGGTAAAGGCAGGAAATGCTGCGGCCATGGGGTCACCCCAACTCTGACTCCACAGTAGCATTCCCAGCATCCCGGCTGGGCAGACTGCTCTGGGCTCACTCGCTGCTGAGACCCCACAGTCAGACAGCCCCAAGCCACCACCCCGTCACACTGAGcatcccagcccctctctgcccatGATTGGGCTCCCCAAATGCCCAGCCTTGCACTTCCCCAAGGAGGGGGTGCCACAGGAAGGCCAGGCTCACTGGCTTGGTGCAGGGAGTCACGCGGTCCCCACTGTGCCCCCACCTTTCAGCCGGAGGTCCACCACATTGCTCTCATCCTCCAGCCCATCGATGACCTCACAGCGGTATTTGCCATCATCCTGCAAGCGCACATCACTGACGACCAGAGAGGCCTCACGCCGGTTGGCCTGGTGGAGGTGAGCGCGGCCCCGGAAGTCCCCAAAGGCCAGGTAGGTCTTGCCGATGGCCACCAGCACGTCTTGTTCTTTGGTGTAGTCATCCCGCAGCTTGGACCACTTGATGCGTATCTTGCGCTTGGCTTCCATGTCGGGTTCGTAGTGGTAGTGGCAGGGCAGGGTGACGTTGGCACCATTGGAGCTGTAGACAGGGTCTTTGGGGGTCTCCACCACCAGTTTGGCTCCATTAAAGTAAAccactggggacagggagggaaggCATGATGGGGAGGTTGGGATCCAGGGCTGGGCAGCATCCCCAGATCTCCCTGCAGCcactctgctccctccctcctgccacctcctcttcTGCCTGAGCACCCCATGAGCATCCCATGAGCAACCCTGCTTGCTCCTCTAGGCCCCACATCCCTCCCAAGGGAGAGGTCCCAGCCCCATCCAGAGGCAGGGGGGGTATTCAGCCCCTTGCGCCAACCTGCCAGCCCCCCtttctgccagccctgctgctccccaatATACCTTTGTCCTGCCCGTTGCCCTTGTCGTTCATGATGTGGTTGTAGTAGAAGCCATTGTAGAAGGGGTGGTGGGAGCCGCTGGCCAGCCGCAGCAGGGTGGCCTCCAGGAGCAGCGGGAGCAGCAGCATGGCTGGGGAGCGAGGCCAAACCCCAAGCCCAGGCTGTGGAGGGGGAAAAGGCTGTGGTAACACCCCAAAATTACCAGGAGCACCCCAGCGTTGTCCGGCATGTGGTGCTGGGTAGACCTCACTGCAGGCATGCAAGGAGAGGGGTGGGAAGAGCCGGCAGAGCGGCTCGCCTGCCCACAGGGGAGGGTGCAGGCAACCCGAGCCGTATCCTCAGACCTGCCCCACAACCAGGGCTCCCGGTCCCCTCCATCATCATCCTCCTGCCTGGGTCACACCACGTGCCACCGCATTCACCGCTGGGCATGCAGAGCTCCCGGCCCAAACTGGGAAGCTGAGACCAAGCTGGGGACAGGGCAGCCGGGGGAAATGGGATCCCAGGGTGTCCTTTGAACACGGAGCACTGGGAAAACATCACGTAGGGGGTGCAGGGGCAGAGAAGTGGCCAAGCCCCGCTGTAAGCCGCAAGCTCAGTTTACAGAGGCAGCCGAGCATGCAAACCAGCCGAGATGGGGAGGAGAGAGCTTGGAGCTGCCTCCACTGTCCCAGCACTGGACAAAGCCCGGCAGCACCCAGCCAGCCTGGCCGAGGACCCCCAACTCcaagccagggctgctgctttGCACCCCAGCCGCCGGCTGGCACTGACCCCATGCAACACTTCTCGCTCCCAAAGCGCATCCCCTGGCTGGGGGGAAGCCCGGCTGCCCCATGGCACCAGAGACCCGCGTTGCCCTGAGCTCTGGGTGCCCCGAGAACCCAAGGATGCCCTGCATGGGGCTCACCCAGGGCGGCTCGCAGCACTATTTGCCGGCTTGCGAGCTTTCCCGGAGCCGGCAGAGGGGGCCCAGCACCCGGCAAGCCTCCAGCAGCCCCCCTCCAAGACTGGGAGGGATCTGACATCTTTGCCCCTTGGGCAGACAAGGTTTAGGAGTGCCTGCAAAGATGCCCCAGGCCAGGGGGCTGTGGGAGAGCGGGAGCTCACACCCGGCAGGGTCCAGTATAGGGTACGGTGTTGGTCTCCACAGGCCAGAACGTGCAACCGGCTGCTCCCACCATGGGCTGCTCGCTGCCGGGCTCTCTTCCGCGGTCGGTGCCACTGCTCACCTTCTCGTGGGGTGCAGCCCACGCCTGCCACCCGCCGAGGTCTGCAGAGCCGGTGTTGGAGGGTGTGGGATGCACCCGCCCGACGGCCAGCGCAGCCCCGGGAGCCCGGCAGCAGCGGTGTGAAGCTCTGCAGGCACCAGAGCCTGGCAGGCACGTCGCCACGTGCTGCCCgcctgcagcagggcaggctcGAGGCACCGGCAGCTTCGCACCTCAGTTTGTGGGGCACCAGCCCTGGCTCCCCTGTGCCCCTCATGCCTAGACACCCCCCAGAGCCCAGCATCGCGGTGACATGCCGGGGGGCCCAGCATCCTTAACCACAATGCCAGTGAGCATCACACTGCAGCACCCACCGCAGCGATGCCCAGCACCTTCCGCAGTGATGCCCGGCACCCTCCATGGCGATGccatccctcctgccctccaCAGCAAGTAGGGTGCCCACCACCCCAGGgtgccagccctccccagccctggctccagGGCCAAGCCCTACTCACGCTGGttgcaggcaggctgcaggcaggcgtgcaggcaggctgcaggcagatgcACTGTGTTTAGGGCTCTTGCAGGGCTGAGAGGAAGCAGCTCCAGGGCCTGCCTCTTAAAGGGAAACACACGCCTTTCCCAACCCCCTGCTCGCAGCCTGGAGATGGGGTggctgcccctgcagcctggAGATGGGgtggctgcccccagccccccgcctgCCTACCGTGCCTGGGCAACGGTCTCACTATGTGCCTGCATGCTGCCCACACGCTGCCCGCATGCTGCCCACACGCATCCTCTGTGATGTGCCATCTGCCAGCACTGCCACCAGCttggaggggagagcagtgggaagCAGGGTGACCCGCTGGGGCCAGTGGGACCCCGTGATGCCCCATGCAAAGCCCTAGTGAAGTCTCAGTGTTGCAGGAGAAGAGCCATCCCTTGCCCTACATCCCACCAGAGGGACTGGCTGCAGTCCCCAGGCAACGGTGGTGCTGAGCACGCATGTGGCAGGAGCACCACAGGCACAAGCAGCTCAGGACGGGTGGGCTGTGGCAGAGGGTGGTCCGTGCCTGGAGTGTGCAGGCAGTGCCTGCCTGCTCTGGGGTCCAGGGGAGGCAGCTGAGCTGCAGGGTTCAGCTTCTTTGGGGTCTGCTTGGGGCTGTGGGGGCAAAGCAGAGGCACAGAAACCAGGGAAAAAGCTTCGGGTTGCCCAGTTGCACCCATCAGAGGGGGCATCATCCCTAGACTTGGGTGATGCCCTCCATGCCAACCCCTGACAGCACACGGACACACAGCCCTGGCTCCGAGAGCCCCAGATCCAGCCCTCAGGAAAGGCAGCACGGTGGCGGCACAGCCAGGGGATGCTGGTCCAAGAGCGGCCAATGGGGCCAAGCAGATGGAGGAACCACGGAGCGGCGTGTGCCCTGACCCGGCGACCCGCCGCCCCAGCCAGGCGCGCCGCTTCGCCCCCCGCTTTGTTGTTTTATGGCAAGGAAATGAGGCGCAGGGGGCCCGGTCCAGCTCTTGCCGCCGTGTGGGACAGCGTCAAGCcggaaagaaaacaaattgtgcaaaaataaaccacatcagggctggctgtggggtgAAGGGGGCTGGGACCCCTTCCCGACAGCCCCCTGGCATGGCGCGCTCGGGGTGCAATCTTGTCTGTCCGACGCCACCACGCTGATAGGGAGCAGCCGGCACGGAAACTGCGTTATCTGCTGCCAGCGCCGGCCCAGCAACCCCCGTCCCCCGTGGGAAGCCCCGACAGGGAACAGCTGCAGGACCCAGGGTCTGGAGACACCGCTCTTCCTTGCTCTCCTTTTCCCAGGGCCCACCAGTTGTTCCTGAGGAGGGACACAGCAGGGCCGGGTTGCCCAGGGACAGGGGAGCATGACGGCCGGGCACGCTGCCTGCTTGTCTGCCCGGAGCAGGCTGCTCCACAGCCCACAATGGAGGGGCGATTACATCTCCCAGCAGGGCGGCGCAGGGCCGATGCACTGCCCACATCCTGGCGAAGGGTCCCTggtccccccggccctgccccgtggCCAGAAGAGGTGGTGGGATGGTGTCCCAGCTGCATCCCGGCCGCTGGTGCCCCCCTGTTGTTGCTTGCCCAAGTTGTCTGTGTCCCACTGAGCCAGCGATCAGGATGGTTCCTTCCACCCCACTGGCTGTGCAGACAGACGGACAGCCCCATGCAGGCATGCTGCTGCTTGGTGTGGGCGCCCCATTGTTTCAGAGCTGAGGAACAAGCCACACGttgccctgtgctgcctgcactgccgTGCCTGCCAGGAGCCATCCTCTGCCTGGCCCGAGGAAGGgagcagcagtggggaaagggagaaggatGCTTTTCTGAAGGGAGAAGGATGCTTTTCTGCATCTCTTCTCAGCAACAGCTCATGGCTCACATTCAGTTGCAGCTCTTGTGTGGATGTGACCGTCAATGCCCTCCACCTCCTCATGGGGAGTGGGCAGCATGGGGAAGGATCCAGCCACCAGCAGTGCCCCCGAGGAAGGAGGAATCCCCTTcactccctcctgcctctcaccctaTTTTTGGAGCTTCAGGGATGATCCCAGATTTGTTTTCTGCTCCCGAGGGGGACCCTGGGTGGGACCATGGGTAATCAAGGCTGTGCAAGGTCAGGGTAGCTCTGACCCAGGAGCACGTGTTTAGGGCATGTGTTTAGGGCTGGCTGAGCTTTTCGTTGAACAGGAGCCATAAAAATGTCAACCCTGTCTTCCCCGCCTCAAACCCAGCAGCTGACAGCTCCGCTGTGGCCTCACCGGAGAGATTTCTCCCTGAAATGCCGCTTGTTCAGGACGATTCTAGCGGGAACCTGTTGCCCAAGGCTCAAACTGGGGAGGAAAACCCATGTTCCTGGTGGGATGGAGGCTGTGATTTGTGCAGGGCTTTCCGGGTGGAGGCGAGAGGATGCTCTCCCCGACGGCTGCTTCCTGAGGAACCGGCTCGTGGGCAGCTGGCAGGACCGGCAGCCGAGTCAGCAGGCAGCAGGGTGCCGCGGCCACAGCGTGCCGGCCCTCCTGGCCTTCCTGATGCCCCAGCAACCCAGCCGCGTCCGGGAAGAGCCCTGGAAGGGGCTGTGCGTGACGTGGAGGGCGCCCTGGCCCTCACCAACCCCCCCATCCTGGGGctccagaggaggaaggaaatgccgcagagctgggaaggggctCAGCGTCCGCCAGAGGGGCTCGTCTGAGGGGTGGCAACGGGCAGGGGGAAGGGGTGGCCAGGTGCTGAGGATGCATCCCCTGCTCTGACACACGGCATCTGCTCCTTTCACCCTCTCTACGGAGCCTCTGCCGTGCCCCCAGCTCAGGGCTGTCTTGGCTGGACTGGGAGCAAGCTGCTCTTATCTCTGCCCCAGCTTCCTGGTGATAAGGGTGGCATGTCTAGAGCTGAACAGGGCTGactgtccccccccatccctggctctAGCTGTGGCTGCTCTTTATCACCAAGCAGCCACAGCTGCAATGAGTTCAGTCCGGTCTTTGCAGGCAGCCCGCCAGCGCCTCTGGTGCCAGGGGCTGGCACCCACGGGGCCAGGCAGGAGCCCACCTCCCACAGGCAGGGCCCTGGGAGGGGATGCATGGCTGAGAAGGGCACTGCCAGCAGCGGGAAGGTGCATGGAGGTTGTCCACAGCTGCGGGGACAGAGCTGTGGTGGGATGCAGGTGGCCCTGGGCCATTCCTGCCAACCTCAGGGGTCCCTGCCCAGTGTGGCAGAAGACTCTGGAGAAGAGCAAAGCTCCTCTGTCCACCCACTGCTCCTTCCCTATGAGGGACCCCGTCCTCAATGCAGGGggatcctgctccagcagcattCTCTCCCCTGCTCCACCCAGGGGCTCTGCCGGGAGCATCCCCTCGGGCGGCCCTGGCAAAACCCacagctccctccagccctgggagcaCGCTGGGGTGTAAAAA
It includes:
- the HAPLN3 gene encoding hyaluronan and proteoglycan link protein 3 gives rise to the protein MLLLPLLLEATLLRLASGSHHPFYNGFYYNHIMNDKGNGQDKVVYFNGAKLVVETPKDPVYSSNGANVTLPCHYHYEPDMEAKRKIRIKWSKLRDDYTKEQDVLVAIGKTYLAFGDFRGRAHLHQANRREASLVVSDVRLQDDGKYRCEVIDGLEDESNVVDLRLKGVVFPYQPPRGQYRLNFHEAERVCQEQGAILATFYQLFQAWSEGLDWCNAGWLADGTVHYPIRLPRKPCGGLHLAPGIRSYGPRHRHQHRFDAFCFSSALKGEVFYLDHPAGMTLEEAKQSCQDVGAEIARVGQLYSAWKFLGLDRCDAGWLADGSVRYPIAKPRANCGPAEPGVRSFGFPSKGRFGVYCYKER